CTGAGTTAATTTCAGGAATGATCCattgactattgacatttactaatttttatcaTCGATTTTTATTTGGACAAAAAATGGTAGattgactattgacatttaccAATTTTGATCGCAACTTTCAATTTGATCctaaatggtccattgactattgattttgttcaaaattttgTCCTCCAATTAAATATCCATTcagtaaacattaaatttaagagtaataatgtaaaaatttacTTGTTCTTGAGATTTGCAAAGTGAGTTCATAAAGTTAATACATTGGGTTCATTGGTACTGGGAATGTAAAAAaccaaaattttacattattttcattaaattaaatttttatcaaattgaTGTTTAAATAGATGaccaaatttgaaacaaaatcaatattcaACGGACcatttattatcaaattaaaagttgatgataaaaattggtaaatgtCAATAATCAAAGGATCATTTATGATCCAATTGAAAGTTAGAGATACAAATTAGTAAATATTAATAGTTACCATAGTGGGACTATTCCTAAAATTATGACATATCGATGTTGTTCCTCAAACAAACATAAAGGGAGGATATCAGTGTTATTGTATCTAATTTGGCTAAAATTTGAGTAAACAACATGctataagaaatatttgaaaataaataagatcataatatatatatatatatatatatatatatatatatatatatatatatatatatatattacgaaattgcttataatatatagaaaacacatatatataaaactatgTCAAAGACTTTGTAGTCTAGCGGCACCTGGTTGCACCTCCACATgagagggggtgggttcgagtccaGTGGTGGGAtatacattgtaacaaagtgaacagtattaaatatatatatatatatagaaaacgCATAATTATACTTTacccaattattttttttgaaaagacttTATCCAATTATTAATTAGTCATTTAATCATAAATTTCGCAATTGAACATGCATTGAATGATAATACTCatactcaaaattttaaaattattctaTAGGTGACGAATACTCTCAATCAACCACACAAGAACTTGTGACATGGCATTTGCATTTCAATTACATTAAAAGCTTGACATTTTAGATAGAAAGTTATAAATTCAATCTTTGACTGCATtgaataatttgaataataataataataatcattaaaaGATTACATTTTATAGGGAGAATAATATTAGAAATGTGTGTATACGCATGGACACTCCAACTGGTCACAAACATAAACTCATTTGTTGATTAATTGAGCcactataatttatattttcataattttgttTGGACGCCGATGTGGTAACGCTTGAGATAGGCAATTCCAACTTTTGTTACAAGAAATGTATGGGATTGGACATAAACAATAAAAGGGATAAAATTTTGGGGTCATTTGAGAATAAGATAAATAAAACTCCACTCggtttttctctttttgtatACAATTTGGCTTCTTGGCTGCGCTGCGTGTGGACTCCAGTCTTCCCTgcgccttcttcttcttctttctcaaaTCCTCATTTCCATTCTCATCCACCCACACGAGCGGCATAGAAAACGGATGACTTGTGAATTGCGATTTTGATTTGCTAGcgtttcatttcatttttctccTCAAATAATCAGTGAGTTTCCAGTTTTCTCTTAGTCTTTCCATTTAATTATTCCCCTTCTGTTTTGATCTCGAGCAATTTAGAATCCCCCCTTGCAAAGCTTTGATTTTATCAaatttctgaatttttttaggattaaaaatttgttatttatttattgtggcTTAGTGTATGTGTAATTATTGAATACTGAGTGTTTTAATTTGGGTTGAATCTTTTGAAAGTTTAATCAGTACACATGAATTTGTTCATTTTTGTTGTGCTAAATGAATTGTTCTATGTGGCTGTGTACTATTTACAATGCTTGAGAGgagaaatttcaaattaattttaaggAACATAATTTTGAAAAGGTTTCATTTGTTGAGGAAAGGAAGTGTTTCCTCTTGAGACATGGAGGCAATGGAATTACTTCTAATCAGTTTGTATCAAGCAAACAGTAttattttatgagaaaattgcaatttttgTCCTAAGTTATAGAATAATTGTAGGGTTCGTCCCTACATGTTGATCGTGCTCAGTTCTCATCCTTAAGCTATAACTGACGTtgcaaatttcttttttttttttaacaaaacattAAGGATGAAATTTGCAACGTCAGTTATAGTTTAAggatgaaaagtgagcatgatcTGTTAGAGAaaggacgaaatttgcaacCTAACTTATAGCTTAGGGAATGAGAAGTGGGCATGGCCAACAAGTAGGACGAATCCTACAAGTGCAATTTTTAGAATTAGTCCTGTTGCAGCTGGTGGCAGATATTttacttttgtgttttttagtTTATTATGCTGATGGTTAAGTGTGTTATGTTTTTTGTATTTCAGTTTTCTGATTTGTAAACGATAACAGCGGCTGGTGGGCTTGAGTTCGGTATCGTAAACATGGTTGCTGAGTCTTGGTTTCGTAATATTTGgaaaacaaagaagaagaagcatgACAGTGCTTCCGAGAAGCAGCTAATTGGAGTTTTGGCATTTGAAGTGGCGAGCTTGATGTCTAAGCTGGTTCATCTATGGCAGTCTCTCGGTGATAAGCAGGTGGCGAGGTTGAGGGATGAGGTAATGAATTCGGTTGGCATAAAAAAACTTGTATCAGAAGACGATATTTATATTGCAAGGCTAATATGCCGTGAGATCAATGAAAATTTGAGAAATGTGGCAATGGTTGTTACTAGGCTTGCAAAGAAGTGCAGCGATCCGCTCTTGAAGAGCTTCGAGCTAGCCTTCAACGAGCTGCTTAAAACTGGTGCTGATCCGTATGGCTGGCAACTCACGTGGAAGAAGATGGACCGGAAAGTTAAAAAGATGGAGTGGTTTATGGAGATCAACGCGAATTTGTACCAAGAAATGGAAACGCTTTCGGATCTTGAGCAGACTTTGAGGAGAATGAAGGGTAATGGTGATGCAGATAACATTGCTTTAGTTGAATACGAGAAGAACGTTTCACGGAAGCAACAAGAAGTGAAGTATCTTAAAGAGGTTTCTCTTTGGAACAGGAGCTATGATTACACGGTTTGTCTCTTGGCAAGATCGGTGTTCACTATATTCGGTAGGGTCGGGAATGTTTTTGGAATCAATCCTGCCGGTGATCAGGAagtgaaaaaattaaaacttcttGAATCTGATCATATTCATCGCAGCCAGTCAGTTGCACATTCACAATCATCTATTCACCCGACTGAGAGTAGTCTCTCTAGATTTTCTTCAGAACCCATCTCGAGTCTTCTTACTAAATCTGGGCCAATTCCAAAAACGACCAACACAAACGCCTTTTGTTCAGGCCCTCCCCGAAATCCTACTTCTACAGCACACCCGATTTCTGGAGGAAATAAATCAGTCAACTTCTACTCAGGTCCGCTTGGGATGTCAACAGAAAAGTCTCGTACAATCGCCAGACCTAAAAAATCTGGCATTAAGTGGTGGCAGTCTCATGAACATTCAGGGAGTTTACAAGGAAAAACCCAAATTTCAAAAGCCAATAAGTTGGGCACTATAGGACCTCTGAAAGGCTGCGTTATGGGTGGAAATGGTTCTCCGGTGAGTGACTGTTATCTAAATCCAGTCGATTCTTCTTCTGGAGCTTTGCATTTAAACCAAGGTGTTAGTATGGACATACCTGTACAGAGCAATTCGGTTTTCAGTAATGCATTCAAGTTCGATTCAAAAAGAAGGTTGATTAACGCACCTCCTGACAGTCTCGGGGCTGCTGCTTTAGCACTGCACTATGCAAATGTTATCATCGTAATCGAGAAATTTGTTGCGTCTCCGCATTTGATAGGGCAAGATGCTCGAGAGGACCTGTATAACATGTTGCCCGCTAGCATAAGAGCAGCCCTCAGGGCAAAACTAAAGCCATATGCAAAGAGTTTGAATTCATCGGGATATGACACAGCTCTTGCAGAAGAATGGAACGAGGCAATGTTGGGAATATTGGAGTGGCTTGCTCCGCTCGCTCATCACATGATCAGATGGCAGTCCGAGCGAAGTTTCGAGCACCAGAGCTTTGTTTCGAGAGCAAATGTGCTCCTCGTGCAAACTCTTTACTATGCAAACCAGGCAAAAACAGAAGCAACAATCACCGAGCTCCTTGTTGGTTTGAACTATGTGTGGAGATACAGCAGAGAGCTCAACGCCAAAGCAATCGAGGAATGCACCAGCATTAGAACTTTTGATGACTATTTGGATGACTAACAGCATCTCGAGGGGTTTAAAGGGGCATACAACATCGGGAGGGCCTTTCAAGAGGTGCAGTAAGACAATGTTCGTCGCCTGCCTGCCTTAACGGGACGTGACTTCTCAACATGTTCGCCATCTGCCCTAATATTCAGCTTCAGCCCTTAAACTGGGACGTTCGGTACGTCACAAATTTGTCGcaatgtaaaatgacatatcTTGTGGCGTTCAAACATCCGCACAGCTTAGCAAGGGAGCTGGACCTAGTATCTAGCATTTACAAGAAAATTTGCCCAATTATATGACAGCAACATTTGTTTATAGATATTTACACTTGCATGTTCTTTATAAGTTTCTAAGTTCACCAGGTTAGGGATggtgtacatatacatatacatatacatatatatatatatatatatatatatatatatatgtgctgaATGGTTGAGTttcattgattatatatatatatatatgtgctgaATGGTTGAGTTTCATTGATTGATATATACAAAAGTTGAAAGTTTTAGTTACAAGTAATAATCATAGTGATTCTCATCATCTCATTCTGTCATATATGTGATTGTAGTAGTCTTTGTTTAATGTTTCAAAAACAGTGTACAGATACTGGCTCCCACTCTAACACAGTTTTTGATTCTTTATTTGGTATTCCTTAACCAACTAGAGCACTATTGGGCGGAAGTTGGTAATGAGTCGAATccagcaattttaaaatttataaacatagagttttaaaattgtgaacatggatccGAGTTCATCTGAACAcgggtccatagtataacaatctcgtccatagtataacaatcAATAGAAATACGCGTAGTATTGCGACCTCGGATACCGGTCAAAGGTGTGAAATTCaacaactcaaaaaaaaaacaaagcaagtTGAGTTCACGTCAGAGCACGTTGTTTGTACCAAGTTTACGGCCGTCTTCTTTGGTCAACATGTGGCGGCTAGTGGTGGTGATATTCAATTGGTATCCTCTAAGAACAGAACAGCAGTTAATATAGTTAAATGTGTCTGATCGGGATTGTCTGTCCTCTTTGGTCAACATGTGAAGGCTGAAGGTGTTCAATTGGTATACTCTTAACGGCAAATTACACCATGGATCAGAATCTACTTTGCTATCCTAGTATAAAATAACTATGTATTTGCAGTTGACATACTTTGTACTTGCAGTTGACATACTTTGTACttgcaattaacagtttatgtgcctataaataaattgaaattaaaacacATGACATAATAACTACAGATAcctaatatgataattatagttaattaacatattatgtttctgtagttatcatgttatatgTCAGTAGTTAACATAAAACATGttatgtgctttcaatttatttacaggcaCATAAACGATTAATAACAAGTACACAATATGTCAACtgcatacatataatttttgaacCAGGGTCCATAATGCAAGATGAGCCCTAGTctatagtataacaattgtacTATTACAACACTCAACATAGACCAACAAATCTTCAAGGGCTAGCTAAGTTAGTTTGACCGATCATCCTAAAGTCTTGCTCCAATGACAGTGTGGGAGTTCGAATTGTATTAGGTCCACTCTAACACTACAACTCGTAAaacctaattttttaaaagaaaaacatagaCCAGCAAAATTAAGAGTTACACACTTGTACTACATGTCATGTAATTTTCATTCTCTAACATGTTACGTTGTTTGAtcagacaattttttttttctttaccttTCCATTTTGCTCGAGCAATACATATCATGGGGCAAGATACAAATTTCTTGAAATACAAgaaatactttttaaagttatatatatatatatatatatatatatatatatatatatatatatatattattaatgaatGAATGAGAATTATAAGTTTGATGAATAGTTATAATGGACATAGTAAATGTATAATTAGTAAATAATATATTGCCATTGTAAGTTTGCTTTAAAAAGATGTATATTCATTGAACCTGTAATGatcattttgtatatatacaaaataaaggTCATGAACATACTTTGATGCACTTCTTCTTGTATTCCTGGTAGGTGTGTTGCAATTTGCAACTTGCAAGTTAATAAGTTGCTTTAAGTTAAGATTTTCAATATCAATTTGATATAAACTTATAACATGTTGAAAGACTGGTAAACAATTTAAACCCATTGTAAgagttttatatttaaaaaaaaagtcttttaatttattgactaaaattttaaaataattatattgtgttataaatattgttatttaGTGGACATTATTAGGCATTATTATGTAACATGCATATTTATGTCTCCATTATGTTTCCGATATGGTttagaattatatatacttcccatgtagggaaaagtgtcaaattggcgcCCTAAGTCATTCGGATAGTGCAATTAAGTcccctaagtaaaaaaaaagctacattcaCATCTCCTAATAAACCTATAaaatagtgcaattgagtccaAATAAACCTCTATAGCAGGTTAAGTCTTTCACATTTCGACACGtgtcacttttaattttttattttttaattaattaatttatttattaaattattaaggaaaaatacaaactaaataaataacacacacacacacactctctctctctctctcacacacacacacacacatatctactatatatatatatctactatactaataagagtcaaagagagttaggcctaaaatggatagaaaaaatggcggtcaaattatttaatcaaatggatggtagatttatatttttcattgagatttcctaatttatccttaattatatgattatccgttaagtttttcgttaaatattctcttctccattaatattccgttaacttttaacttacccattaatttctataagaaaggtcttaggttcgaacctcatcccaatcaaatttgacataattaagttcctcactctattttactcttattaaattaaataaattagtagctacaacaaaatatgatacatatgcatttctttaatttagaattatgtgtctacagtacaatacatttatttgaaaaaattattcattatcaaaaaactaaattaaataagagaaataatttcattagttatattgtctttattttctcccatgcaaagattctttacatttaaatttatcaattgatattcattacattgtccattatcttatttttacaatatcttgtaattaaatatcaaagttaaaaAACAACTTCAATCCCCAAGAGTATAATTAGCACGGCCAACGATAGAGAGCCAAGTAACGCAAACCCTACTGAAGTTCTCTcctcttttgttttcttcacgGCCGCCGCCTCCGTGACGCAAGCGGATCGGAGGCGGCGTCCAATCGTCTTCCCCTGCTGCTATCTCCACATCAGGCAGCGTCCATCTTCATTGTCTTTTATGCATTCATTGTTTTCTCCTCCATCTCCACCACTACCGGTCGTTATTATCTTATTTTCGCACTTTTGTTtccctttgctttgttttattggtttaattttgtttgcattttttgtgtttttcctctcgttgttttgacgagtttcttcctctcgtttacttggagagttcttttttcataatgcGTGAATCGATAAAACTAGTCATAGCGTACGTGAATCTCATCTTGAgtgacaaacatgacaatgaGAAAGAGACTCCTATGAACTATAATATGCAGTTCAGCCAAATGGAGATATTGTtaatggatagaagaatggcgatggagatattgtcaatggatagaagaatggaaatagatactcatgtggtgtgcaagactattcaaccagtgtcagtcttgggtacgtttgaccaaatcattaaagaagctttaagttcgtTCAAAaaattcagcttcaaatttgtgaaacagtctgcgaatcaagttttctatgctagggaagttgtttctatgtctgactgtaaggaatgtttgaccATTCCATTGATCTTTATTGTAAATGTTTCAGCCTAcgattaatgaattagcttcttttttttttttttttcaaaaaaaaaatatcaaagttataatacaaaataatgttatatatttatttaccaagtattttattaataccatgaaaaaaaataatttgaagctaattatattaactacttggggattggttgacaaagagagtactcaaataacccaacaaattgaagccggatcgctctattttactcttattgaattaaataaattagtatttacaacaaaaaatgatacatgtgcatttctttaatttagaattatgtgtctacaatgcctttatttaaaaaaaatatttattaccaataaattaaataagacaaataatttcattagttatattgtctttattttctctaatgcaaaggTTCTGTACAtccaaattcatcaattgatattcatacATTGcccattatgttctttttacactatcttgtaattaaatatcaaagttataatacaaaataatgttatatatttatttaccaagtattttattaataccacgaaaaaaataaaaagaatagtttgaaaccaatcatattaactacttggggaatttgttgacaatgaaagtactcaaataacctattacccaacaaattgaagcgagaaactacattttaatatatttggaatacattaaatttaaaattttcaaatttttactaatttatttaatctttttccttaaacaagggatttctttatccacaataactcattcaacaataatggttgaaccaaataaccccgagcagaacacctaaaggaaagtccatagctcctatatcataatctcattgcatgacattgtcatctatgctaccaacagtaactcaattgcaaataacacactaccaacaaaaaggaagatgacaaatagtaaagatgaagacaattacaatgttactcaaaagagaattaagaatacttagaaaaattcaaatcaaaagtagtatttatttagactattatttttagaccaagtatttagactatcgattttacaaagttgcaaacatttattttagtgacaattataatgaatttcatatattatcttggattcatatactttgagttacatatttaaataaacaaattcgacattcaattacctatgtataaacttctcctatataatctttcattgatatactttcaactatttatttaaatataaacattgggcattaacccattcgcgcaatgcgcgtgtaaaactagtatatatataaaaacttagCAGCCACCGGTTGTTCGGCGAGGACATTCGGTGGTTGCCTCGTTCACGGACAGCCACGACCGTAAAAAATGAGGTCCAAATCAAGGCCTAAAAGGATGGCCGCCGCCCTTGTTCTAAGCAGCCATGGCTGTCCGGGGCCATCCCTAGATAGCCATGGccatctaaaaaaaattcaaaacttttTTTAGACGGCCATGACTGTCTAGGATGGCTCTGGACAACCATGGTTGTCCATGGTCGTTTGGAACGAGGGTGGCGGCCCGTTCCAGGCCTTTGAGGTCCAGATCTGGACTTCATGTTTGAGGTCCAGATCTGGACCTCATTTTTTACAATCGGGAGTTGGAGGAGTTGCATATATCTGTCTCGCATCGGAGGTGTCATTAACAGTATTTGGTTTCCAGTTGGTACCTCCACATATTTCGTCCCTTCATTCATTCTACTAGCTTCCCCCATCGGGGCCTTTCCTTTGTGATTTCTTTGTGCGTCTCCTTGTGCAAAAGAGTTTTGGGATGACATTTTCCTATAAGATAAGCAAACATGATACAACACGAGGAAGACATTTCCCAATCTTAATACAAACTTCATTGATATGGCACATATTATGGAATCGAATATTTTCAAGATATCATCATTTTCAATATGTCTAATACAACTTGATGTTTACCATACAATGATCTTATAGCAATTTTGCACAGTCTATGGGCAATCTATACTCAAAAAGTCAACATAagagtcaacttcatcttcttcctcaagactagGTTGAGATTGAAAAATGGAGTAAACATGAAAGCTCAAATTTCATCAAATAAAATGTTGGAAATAGCAATGTAATGCCTAAGGAGCaagaaagtttcaaactttACTACCCATGCTCTCTATTTCATCTTGAATCTCAACACAACAAGAAAATGCCCCAAATCACATAGGGTTTGAGATCTAGGTACCAAGAGGTTGCAAGACatggaattttcatcatttaataGCAATGTAAGCCTCACACAAGTCTAAGAAGTCATTTCATAACCaaatatctcaagaaaaacTTCAAACAACAAAGACCCATGGAGACATGCTTTAAGGAGAATAAGCTCTAGCATTCAAGCAAATAAGAGTAAGAGAAGATGTGTTTTACCTTTGGAATAGCTTTGGAAGATGAAGAAAGCTTGAAAAACTTGCAAAGAAATGTCTTGGAGTGGAGTGTTTTTACCTTGGGGGTGGTTTGTGCTCGTGGATGTGAAGAAATGAGGTGGGGAAGGGTTTTAAACTATCTCGCGCGAAATTCCCGCGAAACATCAGGTGTCCGTCCACGCCaataccacgcgtggtggtgcgcgtggacggttactggttTTGGTCCACGCcagcccacacgcgtggttgcAAGCGTGGACGGCTACTAGAAAGCCTCCACGCCTTCCCACACGCATGTTCTGAGCGTGGATGCGTTATGCGTAATTTTACCTTGATTCTTTTCCATTCTTTTGCTAATAGTGATGCTTTGTTGATCGATTGTGGGCAATCTGCGCCTCTCGGATGCATAATCTACACTTGTTAGCTCAAACGAGActatataaacaatattaaagcaATGAAAAAGAGAATTGTCTTATCAATTACAAGCAAAAGACTTAATTAAATACaagataacgttgggattgcctcccaagtgcgccatggtttaacgtcttcGGCTAGACGTGGTGTGcactatccttcaaggcacaccgATTTAGGGACCCAACCAAGTGTCCTATGAACTCTAGCATCAAGGTATGCCTGGAGGTGGGGTATATCCTTGAATTCAAAAGCTAAGGAGGGGAAAACAAATTCTATTGATAAGTAAGCCTGGGATACTACCCTATGTTATTTAAGGATAGCTTGCCCTTCTTCTCCCTTCTTTTCATAGATTCCATCCCCTAAGAATTTGTCCTTAAAATCATCCCCATGAACAAACTCTCCACCATTTATTTCATCTAAGGTGTTTCTCCCGActcattttctatcaaattgTCAATGGTGACAATTCTTTCCCTTTGTTCCATCATTCCTTCCATGATCTTTAGCAACTCCTCATCCTCCCATGTAGAATCAGCATACTCATAAAACtcactttcacaagaataaaaagatttgatatcatcctcactctccaaaTCATTATCACAAAATTGCAAGGAATCACACTCCTATGAGCAAAAAGAAGCTTTATCACACTTATCAAGATTACCATTATAAATCGTAAAtgagtcatcctcacaaacatcaTAAGTATTTCCAATGAGAGTTGGAATGAAGGCCTTACCTTGTGTGggtttttcttcttcccacacaatttcaatgTGATCATCGTCTTCACTCTCAGTCTCTCCCCATTTTTGCCTGTTCAACTCAAGAGTCGAAACTTCCTGCAGTACTGGGGCGTCAAGTTCTGTGGATTCTTCTACACTCACATTTTCGTCGTTAATCCCTCTTTCCATCTTGTCAACACTCCTTGGATTGATTTCCATTGTCGGAAGGTCATCTTTAAATGGGTCATCATTCCTTGGGGATATTCTTTTCATGAATTCCTCCGTCATGGAT
This portion of the Ipomoea triloba cultivar NCNSP0323 chromosome 5, ASM357664v1 genome encodes:
- the LOC116019894 gene encoding uncharacterized protein LOC116019894 is translated as MVAESWFRNIWKTKKKKHDSASEKQLIGVLAFEVASLMSKLVHLWQSLGDKQVARLRDEVMNSVGIKKLVSEDDIYIARLICREINENLRNVAMVVTRLAKKCSDPLLKSFELAFNELLKTGADPYGWQLTWKKMDRKVKKMEWFMEINANLYQEMETLSDLEQTLRRMKGNGDADNIALVEYEKNVSRKQQEVKYLKEVSLWNRSYDYTVCLLARSVFTIFGRVGNVFGINPAGDQEVKKLKLLESDHIHRSQSVAHSQSSIHPTESSLSRFSSEPISSLLTKSGPIPKTTNTNAFCSGPPRNPTSTAHPISGGNKSVNFYSGPLGMSTEKSRTIARPKKSGIKWWQSHEHSGSLQGKTQISKANKLGTIGPLKGCVMGGNGSPVSDCYLNPVDSSSGALHLNQGVSMDIPVQSNSVFSNAFKFDSKRRLINAPPDSLGAAALALHYANVIIVIEKFVASPHLIGQDAREDLYNMLPASIRAALRAKLKPYAKSLNSSGYDTALAEEWNEAMLGILEWLAPLAHHMIRWQSERSFEHQSFVSRANVLLVQTLYYANQAKTEATITELLVGLNYVWRYSRELNAKAIEECTSIRTFDDYLDD